One genomic segment of Balaenoptera musculus isolate JJ_BM4_2016_0621 chromosome 11, mBalMus1.pri.v3, whole genome shotgun sequence includes these proteins:
- the ZBTB12 gene encoding zinc finger and BTB domain-containing protein 12, whose protein sequence is MASGVEVLRFQLPGHEAATLRNMNQLRAEERFCDVTIVADSLKFRGHKVILAACSPFLRDQFLLNPSSELQVSLMHSARIVADLLLSCYTGALEFAVRDIVNYLTAASYLQMEHVVEKCRNALSQFIEPKIGLKEDGVSDASLVSSVSATKSLLPPARTPKPAPKPPPPPPLPPPLLRPVKLEFPLDEDLELKAEEEDEDEDEDVSDICIVKVESALEVAHRLKPPGGLGGGLGIGGSVGSHLGELAQSSVPPSTVAPPQGVVKACYSLSEDAEGEGLLLIPGGRASVGATSGLVEAAAVAMAARGAGGSLGAGGSRGPLPGGFSSGNPLKNIKCTKCPEVFQGVEKLVFHMRAQHFIFMCPRCGKQFNHSSNLNRHMNVHRGVKSHSCGICGKCFTQKSTLHDHLNLHSGARPYRCSYCDVRFAHKPAIRRHLKEQHGKTTAENVLEASVAEINVLIR, encoded by the coding sequence ATGGCCTCTGGGGTGGAAGTCCTGCGCTTCCAGCTGCCCGGCCACGAGGCCGCTACGCTGCGGAACATGAACCAGCTCCGCGCAGAGGAGCGGTTCTGCGACGTGACCATTGTGGCCGACAGCCTCAAGTTCCGCGGCCACAAGGTCATCTTGGCCGCCTGCTCGCCGTTCCTGCGGGACCAGTTCCtgctgaatcccagctctgagtTGCAGGTCTCCCTGATGCACAGTGCACGCATAGTGGCTGACCTGCTCCTCTCTTGCTATACGGGCGCCCTGGAATTCGCTGTCAGGGACATTGTTAACTACCTGACGGCCGCCTCCTACCTGCAGATGGAGCACGTGGTGGAGAAATGCCGGAATGCCCTCAGCCAGTTCATCGAGCCCAAAATAGGCCTCAAAGAGGATGGGGTCAGCGATGCCAGCCTTGTGAGCAGTGTCAGTGCCACCaaatccctcctccctcccgccaGGACCCCGAAGCCAGCCCCcaaacccccacccccaccccctctcccccctccactcCTGCGGCCTGTGAAGCTGGAGTTCCCGCTGGATGAGGACCTAGAGCTGAAGGCCGAGgaagaggatgaggatgaggacgAGGACGTGTCTGACATCTGCATCGTCAAGGTGGAATCGGCCTTGGAGGTGGCACACCGGCTCAAACCTCCCGGAGGCCTGGGAGGAGGTCTGGGCATCGGAGGCTCTGTGGGCAGCCACCTTGGGGAGCTGGCCCAGAGCAGCGTGCCCCCCAGCACTGTGGCTCCACCACAGGGCGTGGTGAAAGCCTGCTACAGCCTGTCCGAGGACGCGGAAGGGGAGGGCCTGCTGTTGATCCCAGGAGGCCGGGCCAGCGTGGGGGCCACCTCAGGCCTGGTGGAGGCAGCAGCGGTGGCCATGGCtgcccggggggcggggggcagcctgggggcggggggcagtcgGGGACCCCTGCCCGGAGGCTTTTCCAGTGGCAATCCCCTAAAGAACATCAAGTGCACCAAGTGCCCGGAAGTGTTCCAGGGCGTGGAGAAGCTGGTCTTCCACATGCGGGCGCAGCACTTCATCTTCATGTGCCCGCGCTGCGGCAAGCAGTTCAACCACAGCAGCAACCTCAACCGCCACATGAACGTGCACCGCGGCGTCAAGTCGCACTCGTGTGGCATCTGCGGCAAGTGCTTCACGCAGAAGTCCACGCTGCACGACCACCTCAACCTCCACTCGGGAGCGAGGCCTTATCGCTGTTCCTACTGCGATGTGCGCTTCGCTCACAAGCCTGCTATTAGGCGGCACCTCAAGGAGCAGCACGGCAAGACCACGGCCGAGAACGTGCTGGAGGCCAGCGTGGCTGAGATCAACGTCCTCATCCGCTAG